The following are from one region of the Silene latifolia isolate original U9 population chromosome 9, ASM4854445v1, whole genome shotgun sequence genome:
- the LOC141601289 gene encoding uncharacterized protein LOC141601289, with product MDAYHFLLRWPWEYDRNTTHHGKDNIYSFRHEGKKVTLTPLPPNQRNYRSPSMPEEVNGVLFLSEAAMIREIKQEQPIWVLLSKEISKEESPEMPAEVKPLIQRYKEVFPRELPSGLPLLRGIEHHIDLVPGLVLPNSQLIDVI from the coding sequence ATGGATGCCTACCACTTTCTCTTAAGGTGGCCATGGGAGTATGACAGGAACACAactcaccatgggaaggataacatTTATAGTTTCAGAcatgaaggcaagaaggtcacTTTGACCCCATTGCCACCTAACCAGAGGAACTATAGAAGTCCAAGTATGCCAGAGGAGGTcaatggtgtgctatttctttctgAAGCAGCCATGATCAGAGAAATAAAGCAAGAACAGCCTATCTGGGTATTATTATCTAAAGAAATAAGCAAGGAAGAAAGCCCTGAAATGCCTGCTGAAGTCAAGCCATTAATTCAGAGGTATAAGGAGGTGTTTCCAAGGGAGCTGCCTAGTGGGTTACCACTATTGAGGGGCATTGAACACCACATAGACCTTGTTCCAGGCTTAGTTCTTCCTAATAGCCAGCTTATAGATGTGATCTAG